A stretch of Panthera tigris isolate Pti1 chromosome E2, P.tigris_Pti1_mat1.1, whole genome shotgun sequence DNA encodes these proteins:
- the FBXO27 gene encoding F-box only protein 27 isoform X3, with translation MGASASRGRPARVPAPEPEPEEALDLSQLPPELLLVVLSHVPPRTLLGCCRRVCRGWRALVDGQALWLLILARDHGALLPLARSCLPPARDGRPCLLGRFCERRPIGRNLIRNPCGQEGLRKWMVQHGGDGWVVEVNRSTVPGAPSQTCFVSSFSWCRKKQVLDLEEEGLWPELLDSGKIEICVSDWWGARHDSGCMYRLLVQLLDANQTVLDKFSAMPVPIQQWNNNVCFQDTPTKVA, from the exons ATGGGCGCCTCGGCCTCCAGGGGTCGGCCCGCCCGGGTCCCCGCGCCGGAGCCCGAACCCGAGGAGGCGCTGGACCTGAGCCAACTGCCGCCCGAGCTGCTCCTGGTGGTGCTGAGCCACGTGCCCCCACGCACGCTGCTGGGGTGCTGCCGCCGGGTGTGTCGGGGCTGGCGCGCCCTGGTGGACGGCCAGGCCCTGTGGCTGCTCATCCTGGCCCGGGACCACGGCGCCCTGCTGCCGCTCGCCCGCAGCTGCCTGCCCCCCGCCCGCGACGGCCGGCCCTGCCTCCTGGGCCGCTTCTGCGAGCGCCGACCGATCGGACGCAACCTCATCCGCAATCCCTGCGGCCAGG AAGGCCTCCGGAAATGGATGGTGCAGCACGGTGGGGACGGCTGGGTGGTGGAGGTAAACAGGTCAACGGTGCCTGGGGCCCCCTCGCAGACCTGCTTCGTGTCTTCCTTCAG CTGGTGTCGCAAGAAGCAGGTCTTggacctggaggaggagggcttATGGCCAGAGCTGCTAGATAGTGGCAAGATTGAGATTTGTGTCTCCGACTG gtGGGGAGCCCGACACGACAGTGGCTGTATGTACCGACTCCTTGTCCAACTTCTAGATGCCAACCAGACGGTCCTGGATAAATTCTCTGCTATGCCTGTTCCCATCCAGCAGTGGAACAACAATGTCTGCTTTCAG
- the FBXO27 gene encoding F-box only protein 27 isoform X2: MGASASRGRPARVPAPEPEPEEALDLSQLPPELLLVVLSHVPPRTLLGCCRRVCRGWRALVDGQALWLLILARDHGALLPLARSCLPPARDGRPCLLGRFCERRPIGRNLIRNPCGQEGLRKWMVQHGGDGWVVEVNRSTVPGAPSQTCFVSSFSWCRKKQVLDLEEEGLWPELLDSGKIEICVSDCLLQGKPNRHHPREVPNPDLLLFPGHGVRMHYCPVHPCDCIHGTLPTWEVRLSTRISVGASSCGSSQPPGQLMLPDVS, from the exons ATGGGCGCCTCGGCCTCCAGGGGTCGGCCCGCCCGGGTCCCCGCGCCGGAGCCCGAACCCGAGGAGGCGCTGGACCTGAGCCAACTGCCGCCCGAGCTGCTCCTGGTGGTGCTGAGCCACGTGCCCCCACGCACGCTGCTGGGGTGCTGCCGCCGGGTGTGTCGGGGCTGGCGCGCCCTGGTGGACGGCCAGGCCCTGTGGCTGCTCATCCTGGCCCGGGACCACGGCGCCCTGCTGCCGCTCGCCCGCAGCTGCCTGCCCCCCGCCCGCGACGGCCGGCCCTGCCTCCTGGGCCGCTTCTGCGAGCGCCGACCGATCGGACGCAACCTCATCCGCAATCCCTGCGGCCAGG AAGGCCTCCGGAAATGGATGGTGCAGCACGGTGGGGACGGCTGGGTGGTGGAGGTAAACAGGTCAACGGTGCCTGGGGCCCCCTCGCAGACCTGCTTCGTGTCTTCCTTCAG CTGGTGTCGCAAGAAGCAGGTCTTggacctggaggaggagggcttATGGCCAGAGCTGCTAGATAGTGGCAAGATTGAGATTTGTGTCTCCGACTG TTTATTACAAGGAAAACCTAACCGGCATCATCCACGGGAAGTACCAAACCCAGACCTTCTATTGTTCCCTGGTCACGGAGTCAGGATGCATTACTGTCCTGTACATCCATGTGACTGTATACATGGAACCTTGCCAACTTGGGAAGTGCGCCTAAGCACCAGAATTTCTGTCGGTGCTTCATCATGTGGTTCGTCTCAGCCTCCTGGTCAACTGATGTTGCCTGACGTGTCCTAA
- the FBXO27 gene encoding F-box only protein 27 isoform X1 — MGASASRGRPARVPAPEPEPEEALDLSQLPPELLLVVLSHVPPRTLLGCCRRVCRGWRALVDGQALWLLILARDHGALLPLARSCLPPARDGRPCLLGRFCERRPIGRNLIRNPCGQEGLRKWMVQHGGDGWVVEVNRSTVPGAPSQTCFVSSFSWCRKKQVLDLEEEGLWPELLDSGKIEICVSDWWGARHDSGCMYRLLVQLLDANQTVLDKFSAMPVPIQQWNNNVCFQVTHVFSDIKIGVRFVSFEHWGQDTQFWAGHYGARVTNSSVVVRARLS, encoded by the exons ATGGGCGCCTCGGCCTCCAGGGGTCGGCCCGCCCGGGTCCCCGCGCCGGAGCCCGAACCCGAGGAGGCGCTGGACCTGAGCCAACTGCCGCCCGAGCTGCTCCTGGTGGTGCTGAGCCACGTGCCCCCACGCACGCTGCTGGGGTGCTGCCGCCGGGTGTGTCGGGGCTGGCGCGCCCTGGTGGACGGCCAGGCCCTGTGGCTGCTCATCCTGGCCCGGGACCACGGCGCCCTGCTGCCGCTCGCCCGCAGCTGCCTGCCCCCCGCCCGCGACGGCCGGCCCTGCCTCCTGGGCCGCTTCTGCGAGCGCCGACCGATCGGACGCAACCTCATCCGCAATCCCTGCGGCCAGG AAGGCCTCCGGAAATGGATGGTGCAGCACGGTGGGGACGGCTGGGTGGTGGAGGTAAACAGGTCAACGGTGCCTGGGGCCCCCTCGCAGACCTGCTTCGTGTCTTCCTTCAG CTGGTGTCGCAAGAAGCAGGTCTTggacctggaggaggagggcttATGGCCAGAGCTGCTAGATAGTGGCAAGATTGAGATTTGTGTCTCCGACTG gtGGGGAGCCCGACACGACAGTGGCTGTATGTACCGACTCCTTGTCCAACTTCTAGATGCCAACCAGACGGTCCTGGATAAATTCTCTGCTATGCCTGTTCCCATCCAGCAGTGGAACAACAATGTCTGCTTTCAG GTCACCCACGTGTTCTCTGACATCAAGATAGGCGTCCGCTTTGTGTCCTTCGAACATTGGGGCCAGGACACGCAGTTCTGGGCGGGTCACTATGGAGCTCGTGTGACCAACTCCAGCGTGGTCGTGCGGGCCCGTCTGTCTTAG